A stretch of DNA from Cryptomeria japonica chromosome 4, Sugi_1.0, whole genome shotgun sequence:
GGTGCCACACAACCTTGGTGTTTAAACCTACCTAACCCTACACTACATCTTACCTCCTTTATGTAGACACCACACATGTGTAGTACTTGTGTTAACTCATGCACATACACCACAAAACCATGGCACTTATGTCaaacctccttttgtttccattttCGAGGTAGATGCCATGCATGTGTAGCAATTATGCCAATTCATGCTCATAGACTATGCATATGTAGTGCCTATATTGATTCATGCATAAGGCACAATGACACCATGGCACTTGTGTCAAGCCTTCATTTTTCCTTTTCCAATGCAAATGCCATGCATACATAGCACCCATGTCAATTCACCTGTAGATGTCATGACACCATGACACTTGTGCAAGACTATCCCTCTTCTACCCTACCCACACATCATAATCACAACTTTTCATCATATTCACATATCCCATCATCCATCCACTAACCCTCGTCCTTCTTATGGACGCAGCTATTCTGGCTCCCAAACCGTTCATGTTATTGGCTCCTTCGAAAAATCACAGCCGTAGATTTCACGATCAACGGTCTGTAATGCATCTGTAACTTCGTCTTAGTCGACTTTCCATGATACGTTAGTgcatttttggagccagaatagctccAGCCTCCTTATCTCCGTTTCATCATTTCCATCCTCCTCCATTTCTCCCTAACATTTATCCTTTAACTCGTTTTCTTCATGCTTTTCAATCCTTTCCTCCATCACTCAAATATGTAACTATTCACTTATATATAAATATCAGTTGTATTCATTTCAAGAGCGCATTTTATGTCATTCTTGTTTCTACTTTGGAAGATGCACCTCTCTCCTGTTATGCTGTCAAGAGTATTTCTCTTTCATGGTACAGAGAACTTGCATCTTGATTACCACTATTCATGTTATAAAGAAGTGTAAGCTCCTCCCATTAGTAAATGTTGTAAAGATAAACTCTTGTCTATGTGTTCCACCATGATGTGCGTGGACATCTGTGCGTTTGCTAGTGTTACTGCGTGATCTTATCAACTGCTGCTGACAGGAAAGTTATTAATTTTCTTTTAGCCCCTGATGCTTGGAACTTTTTGTAGTTCAGCAGGCGAAATGTGGTCCCGTGTTCTTACTGGAAGAAAGCACATTGAGGAATACTAGCAAGAGAAAAGTTAAGCTAAATTCAAAGAAACATTAATTTTCTTTTGTAACAAATTTATTCTTTCAAAGTGATAAATATCACTCCTCAGTTGTAGAAAGAATTTTCACCTCATCTTCAAGGGCATGAGAATGAAGTCCCAGAAAAATTATGGTTAAATTTTCCAGGTAATGATTACAAAGCTTCCAGAGCATCTGGGGACACATTTCTGGTGGCAAAACATACCCCCTGCTTTTAGAAGGATAGGTTCTCTCTTAAAGGCGTGGTGAGAACCTAACCTGTAGTCTTGAAGTCTTCCTCCCTATTAATCTTTGACCAGTCATATTACCATTTTTCCATATTATAATTCAAAGAATTCTAGATAGTAAGGTATTTTCACTCTACCAAATTTTAGAAATGGAATAAAATAGATTCCGGATGAGTTAGTTCACTAAAGCAAGTATATTGCAACCAGAAAGTATTTATAGTAGTTAATAAATGTGAAAGCCTCTATTTTGCAAAGGTCTTTTGAGTCAAAATAAATCAACACAATCCAAAAGCTGAAACCTCACGCTTCAAAATACCAAAGTTGTAGATGCTTATTCAATAAGGCTCTTTCTGCAAACCATCTGATTATGTATAATACAACCAGAAAGTATTTACAATACCTAATGTGTCAAGTCTCTCTTTTGAAAAAGCCTTTGAGTCAAAATATATCAACAGTCCTTGAGCTCAAATCTTGTACAAACAAAAATGTTGCAGGGAAAAATGCTTATTCAATAAGGCCCTTCCTGCAAACCATCTGAATATGTAAACTTTCAAATACCTTCACTAATAAACAGGGAAGACAAACAATGTAAGGTTTTTTGTTATTGATTTTAAATCTACAAACCCAAGCAATAATCAACAATATTTTATTTGTGTGGTTACAAACGTGGAAATAAAGAAGAATACATGTTAAGAGATCAGCAAATATTTGTTAGGGAGAACTAAAATCTTGAGATTTTCTAGCATGATGAGCTGCTGCAACTGGTTTGCAGATGATGTCCAAAATCCCAAGCAATTCAATTGTCTAATAACCTCGCCTGAGGTCGAAACTAGGTCCTCTCTTTAGTTCAGGAGAAACAATGGATGCAAGCCCACCAAGTGGAGGTTTCATCATTGATCTGTATGCAATTTCATTGTAACGCAATCTGTAGTATTTCAAGTATGGTTGAAAGTGCTCTAGGTTTTTATCCTTTCTGTCAGTTTCACTTCGTTGATTGTCTCTCTTGAATCCACTGAAAAAAGAGGCGATGCCTTCCCTTGGAGAAAATATTGATGGTTTAGTTGGAAGGTCATATCTGCTTGGAGTGGTAATATTTTGGGTGGGTGTTAAGTTTATGTTTTTGGTACCTTCAAATCTAAAGCTTTGAAATTCCCCAAATCTTTTACCATTGGGATTATATCTGCTAGTGGCTGGTGATGCAAAGGAAAATGACCGCGCATTCAAGGGAGAAATCAATGCTGGCCCTAATGAGTATGCTAGGTATCGATCTCCTTCCAAGCCGTGGAGAGACGGGTGCTTGACATTTTCAGAGGCCACTTTACATGAGAAGCGGAAAGAGCTTCCCAAATTTGAGGCATAATCATGGCGTAAGGATGAGGCTCTTGCGAATCCAGTCATTATGAAAGGAGAATCATAGTCTCGAGAAGAGACTAGATGTAAATTGATTGCAAAGTCCACAAAAGGCCGGACACCCTGCAGTTAACAGAAGGTCAACCAAACTTTTATCAGCTATAAAATTGCTTATAATTAAAAAAAGGATGTCTTAGACTCTTAACCAAGCTGCAAGATTTGCAGTACTACAAATCTTTTTGTGTTTGGTACCTTCCAAAGGTAGTTGAACATTGAAGGAGGATCAACAACAAAGGCCTTAGCTAGCCTTCCTGGGTAGTAGTCTGCTAATATCTTTAATGTTGCCATGATTAAACTCAGACATGTAGAGCCTGATCTGAAATAACCTGCAATTGAATATTTGTTAAATAGAAACATCTCCACTATAGGAATTCTAATTCAAAGAAATGCTATTAATAAAATTCTTCAGTACCAGGATACAGACACCATGGTGATAGAAAAAtggcaaataattcaaaattaaatGACTCGAAAACATTTgtagaaatgtttttttttatggaAGAACTTTCCAATTTTTATGAAACATTAGATAGAAATTAAAAATCTTTCAGGATAAATTTATGCCACTCGAACAGAATGAATGAAGCAGATAATTATACTACAAGCAGTAATAGCTGATATGTCATTACAGAGGTTCTAGGCTCTCAGAAGTCCCTAGCATCaatgcaaaaaaatgaataaaatgtttCAACAGATGCACAAAAAACTTTTATGTGGGCGTTTCTGCAGAACATAAGCATGCCACATTAAAGTTTGATTGAATGATGATTTCATCTATGTATTCAGAAATATTGATAGCCTAGTGTTGTTTTTTAACTTTATTACATTAAAATATCATGAATTCAAGTATCAAAGAAAACCAAAGCTGATTTAGTATGTCATCTTGGCAGAGAATTCTAAATCTTAGTTGCCAGGTCAAGTTTGGTGTACACAGCATGTCATCTTGGCAGAGAATTTTAAATCTTAGTTGGCATGGCCAAGTTTGGTGTAAATTATATGCAAGTCTAACAAAACTTATTTTATATGCCTAACCAACTCTTTTTTTCTGGATAAGGGCATCCCAAAAATACAATGCAAAAGAAGAGATAATACAGGATACAcaatatggattagagtgaagtcTACTATCTGCAAATTTTCAGAAAGCACAAGAGCAAGTTAAAACTTTAGGATGGCATATTGTTTTCCAATTCAAAGATGCATTATTATTGTTTATCAGAGTTAAAACTTGCCTGCATCAAATACAAGTACGCATTGCTCAGTTCCAGGTAACATGGATGCAATAGCAACCTCCAGTGTAAAAACCAGCAAACGAGTATACCTGAAATGGTTTGGGCAAAAATATAAGCACAGAAACAAATGTGAATCTTCTTAAAAGATAAAGGCTCCCTTTGTTCATTGTTCGGCTCAAATATTGCCTTTTCTGCTTAATTAGTAAGTCCTCTTTGAAGATATAAGATTTTATCACTCTCAACTAAATCTCTGATTATGTATAGTCTGGAAATTACTAACCATTTTATCTAGATAAGTACCAATCAGATGCTTTGAAATGTTactcaaattcaaaaaatgtagtACTAAGAAAGTGGCTTTCATGGTTTATTTTATATCATGGACATATACAACGAGACCTGTTGCTGTGATCAGAAATTTGATCCAACTGACTTGTAATAGCAATATATATCAATTTTGCAGGTGAATGTTCCTTTTTGTTGCAATCAACAAATTTTTTTGTCTTTGAAAAATAAAAGCTGAGTGCTAGTGCTTTGGATTCTTGACTTCAATTCTGAACTGAATTAATGTACACTTTCCATGTGACTGGTTTTTGGTCTGATTTCTCACTCAATGTAAGAAACATCGATCTAGACTGAACAAAAGCAATGCCTAGGTAACAGTTATCAGACTATAGATTGGTAGATCTAGGCTCTAGCTATTGAATTCCAATCATTCTTCTCTGAAACAAGACCTTACCGGAAATAATGTTCTTAAAAAAAAACCTCTGTTTCTCTATTTGCTGGTATAATCTTTATTGTTTCTGGCAGACTATGGGTTGAGATTAAACAAATTATCTTCCTTCTAGTCATATTGTAGAGTTGCTGTTGAGACTATTTTAGACTAAAGGGGCAAAATAAAAATGAATCAGGAAATAATAAATATAAGTCAACTAATACACGGCGGCTTTAGCAGATTAGGATCTTACAGTTTTTGGAACTGAGGTTTTTGCTGGTCCTGCTTCATTCTCACAATCTGCACTCACAAAAAGAAACAAATAAAGCTTCAATTAAGGGTCGGctgtaaagagaaagaaaaatttacTTGCACAGTCCAACATAAGACTGCCTATCGGACGCATTGATAGTTCCTGTTTATGttattgaaatttgaaacaaaattagtGGTAATCAAGGCTTTTACTTACAATAACTGGCCGAGACTCGTCATCTCGACCGGCGACAAAGGCTACTCCTTGTGCAAGTTCTGCAGAGAACTCATCTGCTATCAAATGCTCTGCATTTTATCAAAATATTAGTGAAAATTTCAGTACATAGAATCACGTCTAAGCATTTAAACGACATTAAACCTTTAAAATGATTCAAAAACAAAAAGTATGTTACAAAAAGCTCTAATGGAGCCCTAAATTGGAATTTGAAACTGCACAGGAAAAGGGGCCAGCTTCATCACTTTTGTGGTTTAGGCAATTTCACGGAAACACTCAGTCAAATATTTGGCAGTAATAATAGTAAAAGCACTCAATTTTGGTACTAAAAGCACCAAGCATAAACGCATTTACAGTTTTGCTGAATAAATTTGTCAGCATTTGGGTGAGACAAAAGTAATGCCATAGAAAGCAAGGGTTATCAATCTCTACAGGAAAACTTTTGGCTTTTGTATAAGATAAAGAGTAAGGACAAAAGCAAACTACCAACAGGAATACTGTCCCGCCATGTGAGGCACGCCCTCAGCTGCTTTGCTGCTTTCTTTGCATTGTTCCCACGGGCTTTCAGAAATCTTTCTACGCAAGTTTCGTCACAGTAACTTTTCTGCATTGCAGAGCAAATTATTTGAGTAACGTCACCAAAATTTCACAAAATTAAAGGCAAACTCTAAAAAAAAGCGAACAAGATTGTCCAGAAGCAAAATTAGTATCGTTTTTTCCTAAATTTTCTGCACAGAGCTCCAAAAACTATATTGGAACAAAAAATTCTTCAATGATACCAATTTTCGCCATTATCTTAGCCATCATTCGATTGATGCACTCAGCAGCAAACACTATCAAATCTCTACAGTTCTCTATTCAATTACAACCATGACAATGAAGAAACAATGCTAACACATGTATTTACAACACTGTGAATCAAATTCAATTAAGACAGACACTGATTCAACTCCTAGTGCAAAGCATTTTCGTAAAATCCTTTTCCAGCCATCAGAATTCTGTTAAATTATAGCAAGCCAAACGCAACCTGCTTCGGCGACAAAGCTCCATCTTTTTGCAGGAGCCGTAACACGGTCTTTGCTTTGTCATTACTGGATTTCTCTGTTCCAAAACTCCAAGCACCTCGTTTTCTTGCCATTTTTCCACTGCAAACAATTTGCTGGTTGTTTTGACGGACATGAACAGAGTTAAAAAGGGCGACGAGAATCTTAAATGGGTATTCAGCACTTGAAAGCAAGAAATGCAAATCCTGTGACCCACCCTCTCAATCGAATCCACTTTTTCATACGGAATGCTCTATTAATTTCACTACTTATCCCCTACAAACGACTGCAAAAATAAATGCGTCAATTGACGGCATAGCTGCTGGTCGCTTTCACGTTACAAAGGTTCCAAGTCTAAAACAAAATAGTTGCACATATTTAcaaaatgtatttaatatttaaCACTTTGAAACATTCCAAAGACATTTATACTCCAAAAATAAACGACAATCAGAAAGGACAATTTATCGTCTCGACTTACCATAAAAACATTGATTTAATATCTCGCACTCTTTCAACGTTATGCTCACGGACCTTTGTATTTAAAAATTAACTATAAAATAATCATCACTCATTATTTTACTTGAAGATTTTGAAACATTTTATATGGTTTCTTTGTAATTTTAATACGGATGTTTCAAATATGTTTCCTTTTATTTAGAATAGAAGTTTGAAAAGTGTCTGGTCAAATTTATGGGGATCAATGAAAGAATTGTAGTTTAATTATTTGAGTTCAAGATACATTAAGCCAAATTTTGTGTTATTGATGAAAGTTTAAACTTAAGGAAGATACGATGAGGTGAAATTAGATTCTTGGATGACTTTAATAAATTGATTCTCTTATTTCTATTAACCAAACTCGACTAATGAATGACTTTAATGGACTGACTCGTCTACTCATAACTATCAAACTCAAATCTTTGGACACAATTATTCTGGAATGATTTTAATAGATTGGCATAATATTTATTGATTATGTCATTTATCAAAGTTTAAATCTAAGGAAGCTACAATTAGACCAAATTCTACATTATTTATCAGAATCAAATTTAAGAAAGATATGATTAGACCAAATTCTTTGGCATTTATCAAAGTTTAAATGTTAGGAAGATACATTAAGGTCACATTAGACTCCTAGATGACAATTGACTCCTCTACTCCTACAAATCAAGCTCAACTTGTGAATGGCTTTAATAGACCAACTCTGCTCGTAACAGTCAAACTCGATTCTTAAATGATTAACATGCTAACTCTCTTATTCATAACTGCCAAACTTGACTCATGAATGGCCTTAACAAACCGACTCCCCTACTCATAACTGTCAAACTCGATTCTTGAATGACTTTAACACACTAACTCCCTTACTCAAAACTATCAAACTCAACTCATGAATGACTCTTACAAATCGACTCCCCTACTCATAATTGTCAAGCTCGATTCTTGAATGACTTTTAACACACCCTTACTCATAAAAACTTGACTCTTGAATCACTTTAACGGATTGACTCCCTTACTCataacaatcaaacttgactctcGAATGACTTTACAAGACTAATTCAAAAAAAGATCTATCAATCTTAGAAACGAAATGATGACGAGTTCGAAACTTCCACAATATAAAGTATAAAAAAAGAAGTCCCAACCTAGAAAACCCAAACAGTAAGAATTTGATTGTGGGCAACAGTCATATTCAAACATAGGAATTGACACTATTTTTTCTCAATATCTGTGTCCCGTCTACAAAGTCAAACCTAATTTCAAGGCTACCTAGATATTGTGATGAAGGATCAAAAAGTTATCTCTTGTTTATATTAAGCACGACATTCAAACTGCAGAGAGACGCTTTCGCTTTTGCTTTTGCTTTTGTTTAACTGCTTTGAAGTGACTAGATTTGTATGATTTGAATTGATGCTTTGCTGTAATCCATGCCGACCCATGTGGAACGCCTGTAATTATGATTTTATAACGGCAGATTGTTTTTGAAATATTCAGCTTCAATCATTTTTATTCTTTGGCACACTTGGCATTACGACTGTTCAGGACGTGCTAATTTGATGGCAAACCCATCAAATTGGACCCCATTTTGAGATTTTGATAAGAGTGAGTGCAATTTCAAATATAGTATCTGTACTTCCTTCAATTTCACTGCTATGATTTCACCATCATCACTCTCATGTACTATTTCTGTCTGTTTTTCACCATCATCACTCCCATGTACTATTTCTGTCTTAAACAAAAATGTTTCCTTGGCCCTCATGATCCATCCCTCAATGTAGATACTCCTTCTACCTTTTGCATTATTTTGAATGGGGTATTATCTAATTATAcaagaatttttttaatatttttagtttTGATGAATGGAGATTAAGTTTTGAGTTTGTGACCATCACAAGGCGTCTCGTGTCCACATGTCACGTTAAAGAAAAATAATACataataaaaaaaagtaaaacaaAGTTTGAAGTAAGTATTTTTtactttggtcatttgaaagtaaCAATTTCAACACtgatgtccaaggggttgagcttaattggttaaaacattgggttctcactgtggagacccaagttcaattcccaatagggacatctaaaatgaattctaagttgtgactcttggtctttcataaaaatggggaaggtctaaggtcaatctaatcaaaaacataataataataataattcaagcagcttcggcctattacctacccccccccccaaaaaaaaaatctcaacaCTAATTATATAGTAAGCAAAGTATTATAAAAAGAGTAAGTGGGACTAATCAAATTGCAGTCCCAAAAGTTTAATGAAAGTAACAATTTCAACACTAATTACATTGTGAGCAAAATATCACAAAAAGGGTAAGTAGGACTAATCAAATTACGGTTCAGAAAGAATCAATGGTAAGGCTTATTGCATATTATAATAAGAGataatttcattttatttcaagAGTAGACATCACACGCTCCTTTGTAATAACATTGACAAGTTGTAATGATTATTGTTTTGTAATCTCTTAAAAgctttatttaatagaagaaaaaaaaagtttGAAGATTCAAGAATAGTTtgagtttttattttttttgttaagttgtgttAAGGTCTATTGCTTTAGGTCTTGTATGTTCATGTAGAATTGTAAGATCTCATATATGTATACTTTTaggataatttaataaataaaaaaattagttaATTTTAAGAGTTGGGATTGGACTAATAAATTTAGAATTAATTTGTTggaattttaaataattaaatatgatgCTTAGTCTAAATTTGATGGTGGAATATGTTATTGAAGATGTTAGGAATTGGTtccctacatatatatatacaagaacTTCACGAAATGACTCTCAAAAGATCTATTATGCAATTAGATTATTTTTCAAGAAAAAACGTAGATTGGTGGGAACGTTTACCAGATGATGTTTCAACCACAAGAAATGATAGGGTTATTGTCAAAGATCTTGATATGGGGCAAAATGAAGTTGCATCCAATGGTTTTAGTCATTTAGAATTCTTATTAATTGATCAATTTTGTGGATGAAGAAAGAATATGGTTAGGGAAGCCAAAAAATTCTTTACAATCTCAAGTTAATGAATCTAAGCTTGTTGCACCAGTAtaatttagtttttaaaaaatatttatttgttgCAAGAGAGAATAGTGAGGTCGCAAAAAAGATAATTTTTAATTTCCTACCTTGTAAATCAGGTAATGGGACATAGGATTATATTATAGATAAGAAACTTttgtagatatgaaaaatatgatagcGTAAAAGAAAAAAAATGCTTATTAGATGCTATGAATActaatgctcaaaaatacaattcTACATGTGATCTTAGAGAATTCTATAGACACCCACCAAATGATGATTTTATAAGATTTTTTAATATTAAGCAATTTTTTAAAAAAGGTGTGTTTGCAATTATAAATGTAGTTGTGAAAAGAAGTCAAGGGTGTATAAAGGGTTTTCAAAGAATGCATATTTTGAAGGGGAATATGATAGAACCAAATATACTTGGAAATAAAAGGTTGCTCCTATTCAAAAGAAGTAGTTTAAGAAAAGGGAATACATGCCTCCTCCTTATCTTTTGGAAAAGAGATTTGCCTCTAAAAAGGTTcccaaacatattaattttttatttgtaagggGTCGCCTCATGTTACATAAGTTAAATGTAGTCACTAAGGTTTATGTGTCATTTCAATAGTAAACTTGCAAATTGTAGATCATGAGACTCAATTTTATGAGTTAATGGTATTATAAGTAGAACACTTCTATATGGTAAAAGAAAAAGGTgaaaattattattctttcaaagaatattttgttgatgaggatgagtATTATGTGGAAACTCTactaaataaaaattgaaaataaattcaaaagaagatgaatatGGAACAAAATAGAGTTCCATAT
This window harbors:
- the LOC131069025 gene encoding uncharacterized protein LOC131069025 codes for the protein MARKRGAWSFGTEKSSNDKAKTVLRLLQKDGALSPKQKSYCDETCVERFLKARGNNAKKAAKQLRACLTWRDSIPVEHLIADEFSAELAQGVAFVAGRDDESRPVIIVRMKQDQQKPQFQKLYTRLLVFTLEVAIASMLPGTEQCVLVFDAGYFRSGSTCLSLIMATLKILADYYPGRLAKAFVVDPPSMFNYLWKGVRPFVDFAINLHLVSSRDYDSPFIMTGFARASSLRHDYASNLGSSFRFSCKVASENVKHPSLHGLEGDRYLAYSLGPALISPLNARSFSFASPATSRYNPNGKRFGEFQSFRFEGTKNINLTPTQNITTPSRYDLPTKPSIFSPREGIASFFSGFKRDNQRSETDRKDKNLEHFQPYLKYYRLRYNEIAYRSMMKPPLGGLASIVSPELKRGPSFDLRRGY